Proteins encoded together in one Planctomyces sp. SH-PL14 window:
- a CDS encoding right-handed parallel beta-helix repeat-containing protein, with amino-acid sequence MKAASLAGAILVLLMVVSAQWPAQGQVPKEAAEASRDDTAALQAAIDSAKGRLDLPGGTLRLTRPLEIRLEKTGPFAIVGSGSTRILMAGPGPAIRIVGTHGGTADPKSLKPGVWDGQRMPLVDGLEIYGQHAEACGIEIDGAMQPTVTRVAVRNCLHGIHIIKRNRNVQISDCHIYDNRGVGIYLDGVNLHQINIVGSHVSYNRQGGIVLQDSEIRNIQIGTCDIEANQSLDGPPASNVLFDVTTGSVREGAIVGCTIQHDHDAPGSANIRLVGRKAEPMKVGNLSIANNVFSDVAVGIDLQYARGVSITGNTFMECYDAGVLAVGSSNVVMSANLIDRNPDYKDEVSSNMIRLRGCRDCLIDGCHLAAVRSPDGAIVLEDCQWCQVSDCSLLDCEATRVRLQNSSDCRVDSLLVRPRPEESAGPSVLVEGGDRNRVNP; translated from the coding sequence ATGAAAGCAGCGTCGTTGGCCGGGGCGATCCTGGTCCTATTGATGGTCGTTTCGGCCCAGTGGCCCGCCCAAGGTCAGGTCCCCAAGGAAGCCGCGGAGGCCAGCCGGGACGACACCGCCGCGCTTCAGGCGGCGATCGATTCCGCCAAGGGACGGCTGGACCTCCCAGGCGGCACTCTACGGCTCACGCGACCGCTCGAAATCCGGCTGGAGAAGACCGGCCCGTTCGCCATCGTCGGCAGCGGATCGACCCGGATCCTCATGGCGGGACCGGGACCGGCGATCCGGATCGTTGGGACGCACGGCGGGACCGCCGATCCCAAGTCGCTGAAGCCCGGCGTATGGGACGGCCAGCGGATGCCGCTCGTCGACGGCCTCGAGATCTACGGCCAGCACGCCGAGGCCTGCGGGATCGAGATCGACGGCGCGATGCAGCCGACCGTGACGCGGGTCGCGGTCCGGAACTGTCTGCACGGGATCCACATCATCAAGCGGAACCGCAACGTCCAGATCTCGGACTGCCACATCTACGACAACCGCGGCGTCGGGATCTATCTCGACGGCGTCAACCTGCATCAGATCAACATCGTCGGCTCGCATGTCAGCTACAACCGGCAGGGGGGGATCGTCCTCCAGGATAGCGAGATCCGGAACATCCAGATCGGAACGTGCGACATCGAGGCCAACCAGTCGCTCGACGGTCCCCCGGCCTCGAACGTCCTGTTCGACGTCACGACCGGCTCGGTCCGCGAGGGGGCGATTGTCGGCTGCACGATCCAGCACGACCACGACGCTCCCGGCTCGGCCAACATCCGGCTCGTCGGCCGGAAGGCGGAACCGATGAAAGTGGGGAACCTTTCGATCGCGAACAATGTCTTCAGTGACGTGGCGGTCGGGATCGACCTGCAGTACGCCCGGGGGGTGAGCATCACCGGCAACACGTTCATGGAGTGCTACGACGCCGGCGTGCTGGCGGTCGGGTCGTCCAACGTCGTGATGTCGGCCAACCTGATCGACCGCAACCCGGATTACAAGGACGAAGTCAGCAGCAACATGATCCGGCTGCGGGGCTGCCGCGACTGTCTGATCGACGGCTGTCATCTGGCGGCGGTCCGGTCTCCGGACGGAGCGATCGTGCTGGAGGACTGCCAGTGGTGCCAGGTGTCGGACTGCTCGCTCCTCGATTGCGAGGCGACGCGGGTCCGGCTGCAGAACTCATCGGACTGCCGTGTCGACAGCCTCCTCGTCCGTCCCCGGCCGGAAGAATCGGCAGGACCGTCCGTCCTGGTCGAGGGGGGCGATCGAAACCGCGTGAACCCGTAA
- a CDS encoding SUMF1/EgtB/PvdO family nonheme iron enzyme has protein sequence MSPTPPMSLDEIQNRICDIASKTLSIPRHEITPASRVIEDLHADSLDWFELTMAIEVGFDITIPDEPPNSVYKGVFTRSPFRVSDIAEIVSFQWGTGRPDRDGWGGRIQQPASAPAVPFTQLGGRWTLESHPADQPLFERIPGPLSPPQFRRRSDGMRCVLLPAADVEIGSRHPEGRADERPLHRTRLDAFAIDAEPVSTTAYCRFLNSIHPTAGSLRDLVLLEPDDDREEHMLIEQVNGEWRPLSGVATFPMILVSWYGAAAYSLWANGRSWTEYRTREPSLPSEAQWEYAARGAIHRTFPGEEPADLAPPMRSAAHQPGVTYAADTLPMAAVHERLGMSKFGLHHMAGNVWQWCLDWYDPGFYQQPDASAPNAVNRHSTGIRSERGGSWVGPADLCRSSYRRGRNPDARGRCLGFRCTSRLDALPSGR, from the coding sequence ATGAGTCCCACCCCGCCCATGTCGCTCGATGAGATCCAAAATCGGATCTGCGACATCGCCTCGAAGACGCTTTCGATCCCGCGACACGAGATCACCCCCGCGAGCCGTGTCATCGAAGACCTCCACGCCGACAGCCTCGACTGGTTCGAGCTGACGATGGCGATCGAAGTCGGTTTCGATATCACGATCCCCGACGAGCCTCCGAACTCCGTCTACAAGGGTGTCTTCACACGATCGCCGTTCCGGGTGAGCGACATCGCCGAGATCGTCTCGTTCCAATGGGGGACCGGTCGACCGGATCGCGACGGCTGGGGCGGCCGGATCCAGCAGCCCGCCTCGGCTCCGGCGGTTCCGTTCACGCAACTCGGCGGCCGGTGGACGCTGGAATCGCATCCCGCCGATCAGCCGCTGTTCGAGCGAATCCCCGGACCGCTGTCGCCCCCGCAGTTCCGTCGCCGCTCCGACGGAATGCGGTGCGTGCTCCTGCCGGCGGCCGACGTCGAGATCGGCAGCCGCCATCCCGAAGGCCGCGCTGACGAACGACCGCTTCACCGCACGCGGCTCGACGCATTCGCGATCGACGCCGAGCCGGTCTCCACGACTGCCTACTGCCGCTTTCTGAACTCGATCCATCCCACGGCAGGATCCCTCCGCGATCTGGTCCTCCTCGAACCGGACGATGACCGTGAGGAGCACATGCTGATCGAGCAGGTCAACGGGGAGTGGCGTCCGCTTTCCGGAGTGGCGACCTTCCCGATGATCCTCGTCTCGTGGTACGGCGCCGCGGCCTACTCCCTGTGGGCCAACGGCCGCTCCTGGACCGAGTACCGCACCCGGGAGCCATCCCTCCCCTCGGAAGCCCAATGGGAATACGCCGCCCGCGGGGCGATCCATCGGACATTCCCCGGCGAGGAACCGGCCGACCTCGCTCCCCCCATGCGGTCCGCCGCGCATCAACCGGGCGTCACCTACGCCGCCGACACACTCCCCATGGCCGCCGTTCACGAACGTCTCGGGATGTCGAAGTTTGGCCTGCACCACATGGCGGGAAACGTCTGGCAGTGGTGCCTCGACTGGTACGACCCCGGCTTCTACCAGCAGCCCGACGCCTCGGCGCCGAACGCTGTGAACCGACACTCGACCGGAATCCGGAGCGAACGGGGCGGAAGCTGGGTCGGCCCGGCCGACCTGTGCCGCAGCTCCTACCGCCGCGGCCGCAACCCCGACGCCCGCGGCCGCTGCCTCGGCTTCCGCTGCACCAGCCGGCTCGACGCCCTGCCGAGCGGACGCTGA
- a CDS encoding 2-phosphosulfolactate phosphatase, translated as MPSVHVHFLPTLLQPVLGAAPGGVEAFHRSSVVVIDVLRASTTIIHALAAGARQVIPVESVDRLRVLKKGLPNENVLTGGERHGVKIEGFDLDNSPFSYDEATVRGQTILFTTTNGTRALAAAREAQRIFIGAFVNRRAIVNALVAGGSDVHLLCAGTDGIITAEDCLFAGAVAGDLVASGGFSLADDASTIMAREFAAAQGGSPEQIRKVLRESRGGTNLLELGFDRDVDRCAEQDLFRFAPVWDGGSGAIRLPNGGTASQVFQI; from the coding sequence ATGCCCAGCGTTCATGTCCATTTTCTGCCAACTCTGCTCCAGCCCGTGCTTGGAGCAGCCCCGGGGGGCGTCGAGGCGTTCCACCGCTCCTCGGTCGTGGTTATCGACGTGCTCCGGGCCTCGACGACGATCATCCACGCCCTGGCGGCCGGCGCCCGGCAGGTGATCCCGGTCGAGTCCGTCGACCGGTTGCGGGTCCTGAAGAAAGGACTTCCGAACGAAAACGTCCTTACCGGCGGCGAGCGGCACGGCGTCAAGATCGAAGGCTTCGACCTCGACAACTCGCCGTTCAGCTATGACGAAGCGACCGTCCGCGGCCAGACGATCCTGTTCACGACCACGAACGGCACCCGAGCCCTCGCCGCCGCTCGCGAAGCGCAGCGGATCTTCATCGGAGCCTTCGTCAACCGCCGCGCCATCGTGAACGCGCTGGTCGCCGGCGGCAGCGACGTTCATCTCCTCTGCGCCGGGACCGACGGAATCATCACGGCCGAAGACTGCCTCTTCGCCGGGGCGGTCGCGGGAGATCTCGTCGCCTCGGGAGGGTTTTCGCTCGCGGACGACGCCAGCACGATCATGGCCCGTGAGTTTGCCGCCGCCCAGGGCGGTTCACCGGAGCAGATCCGGAAGGTCCTTCGCGAAAGCCGCGGCGGGACCAACCTCCTGGAGCTGGGCTTCGACCGGGACGTCGACCGCTGCGCCGAACAGGACCTGTTCCGCTTCGCCCCCGTGTGGGACGGCGGCTCCGGCGCGATCCGGCTCCCCAACGGCGGGACCGCCTCCCAGGTGTTTCAGATCTGA
- a CDS encoding phosphatidylserine decarboxylase family protein — MDPQIRDIQPGGGVIIRLEQLWGYVRRGWLKTFRRGYVEQMRFLRKGDRNVCPHDVLDPRDIKFYRNQGGYYWEPKDDPFAWRDHLPFARSGLAELLVFDTLAFGYALLMALIALRYPLAGWVTAVLWLLVATFVVIGGLITWFFRNPRRRIPDAPGNVVSPADGKVVLIEEIAHDPDIGGPAIQIGIFLSIFNVHINRVPTATRVIGLRYRAGKFLNALRPESARENEQVAVILQETAAPYRPMVVRQITGAIARRIVCWIKPGDTLVSGEQFGMIKLGSRTELVIPKEEGLEIVTRLGDKIQAGSTLLARYGGQGPKA; from the coding sequence ATGGATCCGCAGATCCGCGACATCCAGCCTGGAGGGGGCGTGATCATCCGGCTGGAGCAGCTGTGGGGGTACGTCCGCCGCGGCTGGCTGAAGACCTTCCGTCGCGGTTACGTCGAGCAGATGCGGTTCCTTCGCAAGGGGGACCGGAACGTCTGCCCGCATGACGTGCTCGACCCGCGGGACATCAAGTTCTATCGCAACCAGGGGGGCTACTACTGGGAGCCCAAGGACGATCCGTTCGCGTGGCGGGACCATCTCCCGTTCGCCCGGTCGGGCCTGGCGGAACTGCTTGTCTTCGACACGCTGGCGTTCGGCTACGCGCTCCTCATGGCGCTGATCGCCCTTCGCTATCCGCTGGCGGGGTGGGTGACCGCGGTCCTGTGGCTGCTGGTCGCGACGTTCGTCGTGATCGGCGGACTCATCACCTGGTTCTTCCGCAACCCGCGCCGCCGCATCCCGGATGCTCCAGGGAACGTCGTCTCGCCGGCCGACGGCAAGGTCGTGCTGATTGAAGAGATCGCGCACGATCCGGACATCGGCGGGCCGGCGATCCAGATCGGGATCTTCCTCTCGATCTTCAACGTTCACATCAACCGCGTCCCGACGGCGACGCGGGTCATCGGCCTGCGGTATCGGGCGGGGAAGTTCCTGAACGCCCTGCGGCCGGAGTCGGCGCGGGAGAATGAGCAGGTCGCCGTGATCCTGCAGGAGACCGCCGCTCCTTATCGTCCGATGGTGGTCCGGCAGATCACGGGGGCGATCGCCCGCCGGATCGTTTGCTGGATCAAGCCGGGCGACACCCTCGTGAGCGGCGAGCAGTTCGGGATGATCAAGCTCGGCTCGCGGACGGAACTGGTGATCCCCAAGGAAGAGGGGCTGGAGATCGTCACCCGCCTGGGCGACAAGATCCAGGCCGGCTCGACGCTCCTGGCGCGGTATGGTGGGCAGGGGCCCAAGGCCTAG
- a CDS encoding formylmethanofuran dehydrogenase subunit B has product MSQTFTDVPCTVCGCVCDDLSVSVENNTIGVIERACDLARPWFDALRAAPPAVPAIEGRPVEYAEALAAAGDVLKRSRAPLVYGLSRSSTPGQRAAVALAERLGGTIDTTASICHGPSIVAIQQAGESTCSLGEVRQRADLVIFWGADPARSHPRHFERYSAEPSSEFLPGGRADRHIVVIDRPEADNASVSHADEFLAVAEERDFEVITALRLLVRGETVAEADVRGVDLGQLVALAERMKACRYGVVFFGLGLAQSHLGHATVDALLRLVAELNAHTRFAARRLRIPGDVSGADSVLCWQTGFPFAVDFSRGYPRYNPGEYSANERLERGEVDACVLVGTESLKWFSPAAREALLQIPTIVLDYPHAETPLVPTVKFVTAVYGIHAEGTVYRMDEVPLPLRRLCDAPYPTDEQVLGDLERAMAAAV; this is encoded by the coding sequence ATGTCGCAGACCTTCACCGACGTCCCCTGCACGGTCTGCGGATGCGTCTGTGACGACCTGTCGGTGTCGGTCGAGAACAACACGATCGGGGTGATCGAGCGGGCCTGCGATCTGGCCAGGCCGTGGTTCGATGCGCTCCGCGCGGCGCCGCCCGCCGTGCCGGCGATCGAGGGGCGGCCCGTCGAGTATGCGGAGGCGCTGGCGGCGGCTGGGGACGTCTTGAAGCGGAGCCGGGCTCCGCTCGTCTACGGTCTCTCGCGGAGCTCGACCCCTGGGCAGCGGGCGGCGGTTGCGCTTGCCGAACGGCTGGGGGGGACGATCGACACGACCGCCTCGATCTGTCACGGGCCGTCGATTGTCGCCATTCAGCAGGCGGGGGAGTCGACCTGTTCGCTGGGGGAAGTCCGGCAGCGGGCGGATCTCGTGATCTTCTGGGGGGCCGATCCCGCGCGGAGCCATCCGCGGCACTTTGAACGTTACTCGGCCGAGCCCTCCAGCGAGTTCCTGCCGGGGGGGCGGGCCGATCGGCACATCGTCGTCATCGATCGGCCGGAGGCAGACAATGCCTCGGTCTCGCATGCCGATGAGTTCCTGGCGGTCGCGGAAGAGCGGGACTTTGAAGTCATTACGGCGCTGCGGCTGCTGGTTCGCGGCGAGACAGTCGCGGAAGCCGATGTCCGGGGCGTCGATCTCGGGCAGCTCGTTGCGCTCGCGGAGCGGATGAAGGCTTGTCGGTACGGGGTTGTTTTCTTTGGGCTGGGGCTGGCTCAGAGTCATCTGGGGCATGCGACGGTCGATGCGCTGTTGCGGCTGGTGGCGGAGCTGAATGCCCACACGCGGTTCGCCGCCCGGCGGCTGCGTATTCCGGGGGATGTGTCGGGGGCGGACAGTGTGCTCTGCTGGCAGACGGGGTTTCCGTTTGCGGTCGATTTCTCGCGGGGATATCCGCGGTACAATCCGGGGGAGTATTCGGCCAATGAACGTCTCGAACGGGGCGAGGTCGATGCCTGTGTGCTGGTCGGGACCGAGAGCCTGAAGTGGTTCTCGCCCGCGGCGCGGGAGGCTCTTCTTCAGATCCCGACGATTGTTCTCGACTATCCGCATGCGGAGACGCCGCTGGTTCCGACGGTCAAGTTTGTGACCGCGGTGTACGGGATTCATGCGGAGGGGACGGTCTACCGGATGGATGAGGTGCCGCTGCCGTTGCGGCGGCTCTGCGATGCTCCGTATCCGACGGATGAGCAGGTGCTGGGGGATCTGGAGCGGGCGATGGCGGCTGCCGTGTAG
- a CDS encoding M28 family peptidase has translation MFLVRILVILAFAVAARADQPGLATPDPVRAFGYLKQVCDLGPRISGSAAMEKQQELLRKHFTDLGAQVAAQEFDVRHPETGLPVRMRNLIVSWQPEAKRRALIGCHYDTRPFPDQETLPQYRREVFLGANDGASGVALLMEMAHFMKDRPTPLGIDFVFFDGEELVYNNMRDRYFHGSEFFAGQYRNNPPPYRYVAGVLVDMIGDKDLEIYIEKFSARYAPQVTESLFQVAKELKVKEFVARKRHEVRDDHIPLNEIARIPTCDLIDFDYRYWHTRNDLPAACSGESLSKVGRVLLAWMDRYK, from the coding sequence ATGTTTCTGGTTCGCATTCTCGTCATCTTGGCGTTCGCTGTCGCTGCCCGCGCGGACCAGCCCGGCCTCGCCACACCCGATCCCGTTCGGGCCTTCGGTTACCTGAAACAGGTCTGCGACCTCGGCCCCCGCATCAGCGGTTCCGCCGCGATGGAGAAGCAGCAGGAACTCCTCCGAAAGCACTTCACCGACCTGGGAGCTCAGGTCGCGGCTCAGGAGTTCGACGTCCGGCATCCCGAGACCGGTCTGCCGGTCCGGATGCGAAACCTGATCGTCTCGTGGCAGCCGGAGGCCAAGCGGCGGGCCCTGATCGGGTGTCATTACGACACGCGGCCCTTTCCGGATCAGGAGACGCTCCCGCAGTACCGCCGCGAAGTGTTTCTTGGGGCGAATGACGGCGCGTCCGGCGTGGCTCTCTTGATGGAGATGGCCCATTTCATGAAGGACCGTCCGACGCCGCTGGGGATCGACTTTGTGTTCTTTGACGGGGAGGAGTTGGTCTACAACAACATGCGGGACCGGTACTTCCACGGGTCGGAGTTCTTTGCGGGGCAGTACCGGAACAATCCGCCGCCGTACCGGTATGTGGCGGGGGTGCTGGTCGACATGATTGGCGACAAGGACCTGGAGATTTACATCGAGAAGTTCAGTGCTCGCTACGCGCCGCAGGTGACGGAGAGTTTGTTTCAGGTGGCCAAGGAATTGAAGGTGAAGGAGTTCGTGGCGCGGAAGCGGCATGAGGTGCGGGACGATCACATTCCGCTGAATGAGATTGCGAGGATTCCGACGTGTGACCTGATCGATTTTGATTATCGGTACTGGCACACGCGGAATGATTTGCCGGCGGCGTGTTCGGGGGAATCGTTGTCGAAGGTGGGGCGGGTGCTGTTGGCCTGGATGGACCGCTACAAGTAA
- a CDS encoding MazG nucleotide pyrophosphohydrolase domain-containing protein: MYSRKDEARGVDGTFMWLMEEVGELAAALRSGTKEELAYEFADVLAWLATIANVAKIDLQQAVLEKYGRGCPGCGQMVCVCGTAEKP; this comes from the coding sequence ATGTACTCCCGCAAGGATGAGGCGCGGGGGGTTGATGGGACGTTCATGTGGCTGATGGAAGAGGTCGGTGAGCTGGCCGCGGCGCTGCGGAGCGGGACGAAGGAAGAGCTGGCGTACGAGTTCGCGGATGTGCTGGCTTGGCTGGCGACGATTGCCAATGTGGCGAAGATTGATCTTCAGCAGGCGGTGCTGGAGAAGTATGGCCGTGGTTGTCCGGGTTGTGGGCAGATGGTTTGTGTTTGCGGTACGGCCGAGAAGCCGTAG